A single window of Methanobrevibacter wolinii SH DNA harbors:
- a CDS encoding ATP-grasp domain-containing protein has product MDNLVIIGVNTRPEVTSAKKLNYNVKSSSYFTTIDFPDNIEEKHILEEESNESCGLFEENYSPLKLLENGEEFLKDADGIILTSGLTAEDFTGKFSKYTKKIIGNKKTKHVSNKYKFYNKNSNEFLMPMTFLINDIYELNEILKEYNNIQFIAKPNHGSGGYNTILLNYEKFIEDNNIKNMIENIINNLGEILIQEYIEGINLSSSVLSSKTDAKTIMNTRLLTLDDIGFKNNYKYCGNILPLDIKTIQEFTNIKIPYDEIGMKNLNEDMNLLSEEIIKKQNLIGSNGVDLILSSKENETNNILDNDIYLIEVNPRFQGTYELIEKVLSINLLEEHINACNGEIIQKLNPKGHCIKEIIYSPNRIKQGNLEIENLYDISRKNTIIEKDEPLVTIIKECNNIKKGLKEIKNLKNEINKNIYRI; this is encoded by the coding sequence ATGGATAATTTAGTAATAATAGGAGTAAACACTCGTCCAGAAGTAACATCAGCAAAAAAATTAAATTATAATGTTAAATCATCAAGTTATTTCACAACTATTGACTTTCCAGATAATATTGAAGAAAAGCATATTTTAGAAGAAGAAAGTAATGAAAGTTGTGGACTATTTGAAGAAAATTATAGTCCTTTAAAATTATTAGAAAATGGAGAAGAATTTTTAAAAGATGCAGATGGTATTATATTAACATCAGGATTAACTGCAGAAGATTTTACTGGAAAATTCTCAAAATATACTAAAAAAATCATTGGAAATAAAAAAACAAAACATGTAAGTAATAAATATAAATTTTACAATAAAAATTCAAATGAATTTTTAATGCCAATGACATTTTTAATTAATGATATATATGAATTAAATGAAATATTAAAAGAATATAATAATATTCAATTTATTGCAAAACCTAACCATGGATCAGGAGGGTATAATACAATTCTTTTAAATTATGAAAAGTTTATTGAAGATAACAATATAAAAAATATGATTGAAAATATCATTAATAATTTAGGTGAAATATTAATTCAAGAATACATAGAAGGTATAAATTTAAGTTCTTCAGTTTTATCTTCAAAAACAGATGCAAAAACAATAATGAATACAAGATTATTAACATTAGATGATATTGGTTTCAAAAATAATTATAAGTATTGTGGAAATATACTTCCTTTAGACATTAAAACAATACAAGAATTTACAAATATTAAAATTCCATATGATGAAATTGGAATGAAAAACCTTAATGAAGATATGAACTTATTAAGTGAAGAAATTATAAAAAAACAGAATCTTATAGGATCTAATGGAGTTGATTTAATACTATCATCAAAAGAAAATGAAACAAATAATATTTTAGATAATGATATTTATCTAATTGAAGTAAATCCTCGTTTTCAAGGAACCTATGAATTAATTGAAAAAGTATTATCAATAAATTTACTTGAAGAACATATTAATGCATGTAATGGTGAAATTATACAGAAATTAAATCCTAAAGGCCATTGTATTAAAGAAATAATATATTCCCCAAATAGAATTAAACAAGGAAATTTAGAAATAGAAAATTTATATGATATTTCAAGAAAAAATACAATAATAGAAAAAGATGAACCACTTGTTACAATAATAAAAGAATGTAATAATATTAAAAAAGGATTAAAAGAAATTAAAAACTTAAAAAATGAAATAAACAAAAATATTTATAGAATATAA
- a CDS encoding V-type ATP synthase subunit D, which translates to MAEEVLEGINPTRMELLALKKREKLAVKGHSLLKEKRDALIKEFFDILNKVKGARSDVEKILKEAYEALTLAQIQMGDLAVKKTALSVKESVDVNVTSRNIMGVPVPLCDTHFDSRTLVDRGYGFGDTSAQLDLAAEKFEEAVKMIIELGEIEKTIYLLAEEIEKTKRRVNALEHVMIPKLENTIKVIDMRLQEMERENFVRLKMIRSTLEANEAKAEAKKAAKEAQA; encoded by the coding sequence ATGGCAGAAGAAGTATTAGAAGGTATTAATCCTACTCGTATGGAATTACTTGCACTTAAAAAACGTGAAAAACTTGCTGTTAAAGGTCACAGTTTACTTAAAGAAAAACGTGATGCTTTAATTAAAGAGTTTTTTGATATTTTAAATAAAGTTAAAGGTGCTCGTTCCGATGTAGAAAAAATCCTTAAAGAAGCTTATGAAGCTTTAACATTAGCTCAAATTCAAATGGGTGATTTGGCTGTTAAAAAAACTGCTTTATCCGTTAAAGAATCTGTTGATGTAAATGTTACATCAAGAAATATTATGGGTGTTCCAGTTCCTTTATGTGATACACATTTTGATTCAAGAACTTTAGTTGATCGTGGATATGGTTTTGGAGATACTTCTGCTCAATTAGATTTAGCTGCTGAAAAATTTGAAGAAGCAGTTAAAATGATTATTGAGCTTGGTGAAATTGAAAAAACAATTTATCTTTTAGCTGAAGAAATTGAAAAAACAAAACGTCGTGTAAATGCTCTTGAACATGTCATGATTCCAAAACTTGAAAACACTATTAAAGTTATTGATATGAGACTTCAAGAAATGGAAAGGGAAAACTTTGTAAGATTGAAAATGATTCGATCTACATTGGAAGCAAATGAAGCTAAAGCTGAAGCTAAAAAAGCTGCAAAAGAAGCTCAAGCTTAG
- a CDS encoding ATP synthase subunit B — MNTDIKTKEYTTVTEVSGPLMIVEGVEGVAYNEIVEIETPAGEHRTGQVLEVKEDIAVVQVFEGTSDLNTKNTKTRFTGETAKIGVSKEMMGRIFNGTGKPIDGGPEIIPEKELDINGNPMNPTSREYPAEFIQTGISTIDGMNTLVRGQKLPIFSGSGLPHNELAAQIARQAQVVGDDTEFAVIFAAMGITHEEANFFMNEFEKTGALEKVTVFMNLADDPAIERILTPKMALTTAEYFAFDLGMHVLVILTDLTNYCEALREISAARDEVPGRRGYPGYMYTDLAGIYERAGRIQGKEGSITQMPILVMPQDDITHPIPDLTGYITEGQIVLSRDLHRKGIYPPIDVLPSLSRLMGGGIGEGKTRPDHSGVSDQLYSAYAEGRDLRDLVAVVGEEALTERDQSFLKFAEEFEKRFVTQSKDEDRSIEETLDLGWDLFRILPRNELKRVKDEFVEEHLKE; from the coding sequence ATGAATACTGATATTAAAACTAAAGAATACACTACAGTTACAGAAGTTTCAGGTCCTTTAATGATTGTTGAAGGTGTTGAAGGTGTTGCTTACAATGAGATTGTAGAAATTGAAACTCCTGCTGGTGAACACAGAACTGGTCAAGTTTTAGAAGTAAAAGAAGATATTGCTGTTGTACAAGTTTTCGAAGGTACTTCTGATTTAAACACTAAAAATACTAAAACTAGATTTACTGGTGAAACTGCTAAAATTGGTGTTTCTAAAGAAATGATGGGTCGTATCTTTAATGGTACTGGTAAACCTATTGATGGTGGACCTGAAATAATTCCTGAAAAAGAATTAGATATTAATGGAAACCCTATGAACCCAACTTCTAGGGAATATCCTGCTGAATTCATTCAAACTGGTATATCTACCATTGATGGAATGAACACTTTAGTAAGAGGTCAAAAACTTCCTATTTTCTCAGGATCTGGTTTACCTCACAACGAACTTGCAGCACAAATTGCAAGACAAGCACAAGTAGTTGGAGATGACACTGAATTTGCAGTAATCTTTGCTGCTATGGGTATTACTCACGAAGAAGCTAACTTCTTTATGAATGAATTTGAAAAAACTGGTGCTTTAGAAAAAGTAACTGTATTTATGAACTTAGCAGATGATCCTGCTATTGAAAGGATTTTAACTCCTAAAATGGCTTTAACTACTGCTGAATACTTTGCTTTCGATTTAGGTATGCATGTACTTGTTATCTTAACTGATTTAACAAATTACTGTGAAGCATTAAGGGAAATCTCTGCAGCTAGGGATGAAGTTCCTGGAAGAAGAGGTTATCCTGGATACATGTATACTGATTTAGCAGGTATTTATGAAAGAGCAGGACGTATTCAAGGTAAAGAAGGTTCAATTACTCAAATGCCTATTTTAGTCATGCCACAAGATGATATTACTCACCCTATTCCTGATTTAACTGGATATATTACTGAAGGACAAATAGTATTAAGTAGGGATTTACATAGGAAAGGTATTTACCCACCTATTGATGTACTTCCTTCATTATCTCGTTTAATGGGTGGAGGTATTGGTGAAGGTAAAACTAGACCTGACCACAGTGGTGTATCTGATCAATTATATTCAGCTTATGCTGAAGGTCGTGATTTAAGAGATTTAGTAGCTGTTGTTGGTGAAGAAGCTCTTACTGAAAGAGATCAATCCTTCTTAAAATTTGCTGAAGAATTTGAGAAAAGATTTGTAACCCAATCTAAAGATGAGGATAGATCTATTGAAGAAACTTTAGATCTTGGTTGGGACTTATTCAGAATCTTACCTAGAAATGAACTTAAACGTGTTAAAGACGAATTTGTTGAAGAACACCTTAAAGAATAG
- a CDS encoding ATP synthase subunit A yields MIIEGNIIKIAGPVILADGMRGTQMHEMVKVGDSQLVGEIIELEGDTATIQVYEETAGIKPGEKVESTGGPLSVELGPGIMGAIFDGIQRPLEKIKEQTGDFIARGIQVPSIDKEKKWTFKPVVSVGDKVLGGDVLGEVNETSAVVHKILVPPTISGTIKSIATGDHTVLEDIAEIETEEGSIEKVQMLQIWPVRKARPYVKKLDPDVPLVTGQRAQDTFFPIAKGGAAAIPGPFGSGKTVTQQQLAKWADADIVVYIGCGERGNEMTEVLTEFPFLDDPKTGNPIMDRTILIANTSNMPVAAREACVYTGITIAEYFRDQGYDVALMADSTSRWAEAMREISGRLEEMPGEEGYPAYLASRLAQFYERAGRVHTIGSEPKEASISVVGAVSPPGGDLSEPVTQNTLRICKVFWALDASLADKRHFPSINWLQSYSLYVDSIQNWWKETVGEDWRANRDEAMVLLQEESELQEIVQLVGPDALPDSQQVTLQTARMLREDFLQQNAFDDVDTYCPPAKQADMLRTILLFNKEAKTAVANGGDIKKIDALSVKDEIARMKYIPAKEFDVKIKDIKAKIVDQMAGV; encoded by the coding sequence ATGATTATTGAAGGAAACATTATCAAAATTGCAGGTCCTGTTATCCTTGCTGATGGGATGAGAGGTACTCAAATGCATGAAATGGTAAAAGTTGGAGATAGCCAACTTGTCGGTGAGATTATTGAGTTAGAAGGTGACACCGCAACCATTCAAGTATATGAAGAAACAGCAGGTATTAAACCTGGTGAAAAAGTAGAAAGTACTGGAGGTCCATTATCAGTAGAATTAGGTCCAGGTATTATGGGAGCTATCTTTGATGGAATCCAAAGACCTCTTGAAAAAATTAAAGAACAAACTGGGGACTTTATTGCAAGAGGTATTCAAGTACCTTCTATTGATAAAGAGAAAAAATGGACATTTAAACCTGTTGTCAGTGTTGGTGACAAAGTATTAGGTGGAGATGTTCTTGGTGAAGTAAATGAAACTTCTGCAGTTGTACATAAAATTTTAGTACCTCCTACTATTAGTGGTACTATTAAAAGTATTGCTACTGGAGATCACACTGTATTAGAAGATATTGCTGAAATTGAAACTGAAGAAGGTTCTATTGAAAAAGTTCAAATGTTACAAATTTGGCCTGTAAGGAAAGCAAGACCTTATGTTAAAAAACTTGATCCAGATGTACCTCTTGTAACTGGTCAAAGAGCACAAGATACTTTCTTCCCTATAGCTAAAGGTGGAGCTGCAGCAATTCCTGGTCCTTTTGGTTCAGGTAAAACAGTTACTCAACAACAATTAGCTAAATGGGCAGATGCAGATATCGTTGTATACATTGGATGTGGAGAACGTGGTAACGAAATGACTGAAGTACTTACTGAATTCCCATTCCTTGATGATCCAAAAACTGGTAATCCAATTATGGATAGGACTATTCTTATTGCTAATACTTCAAACATGCCAGTAGCAGCTCGTGAAGCATGTGTATATACTGGTATTACTATTGCAGAATATTTCCGTGATCAAGGTTACGATGTAGCACTTATGGCTGATTCTACCTCAAGATGGGCAGAAGCTATGAGGGAGATTTCTGGAAGACTTGAAGAAATGCCTGGTGAAGAAGGTTACCCTGCATACTTAGCATCTAGACTTGCACAATTCTATGAAAGAGCAGGAAGAGTTCATACTATTGGTTCTGAACCTAAAGAAGCTTCAATTAGTGTAGTTGGAGCAGTATCACCTCCTGGTGGAGATTTATCTGAACCTGTTACTCAAAACACCTTACGTATTTGTAAAGTATTTTGGGCATTAGATGCATCTCTTGCAGATAAACGTCACTTCCCTTCTATTAACTGGTTACAAAGTTATTCATTATATGTAGACAGTATTCAAAACTGGTGGAAAGAAACTGTTGGTGAAGATTGGAGAGCTAACCGTGATGAAGCTATGGTTTTACTCCAAGAAGAATCTGAACTTCAAGAAATTGTACAATTAGTTGGTCCAGATGCTTTACCTGATTCACAACAAGTTACTTTACAAACCGCTCGTATGTTAAGAGAAGATTTCTTACAACAAAATGCATTTGATGATGTTGATACTTACTGTCCTCCTGCTAAACAAGCTGATATGTTAAGAACTATATTATTATTTAACAAAGAAGCTAAAACTGCAGTTGCAAATGGTGGAGACATCAAAAAAATAGATGCATTATCTGTTAAAGATGAAATTGCAAGAATGAAATATATTCCTGCTAAAGAATTTGATGTTAAAATTAAAGACATCAAAGCTAAAATTGTAGATCAAATGGCTGGTGTATAA
- a CDS encoding V-type ATP synthase subunit F has translation MSSVAVIGDLDTITGFRLGGVSTGYVVNTEDEAKKALDELLESEISIIIITQKVADEIREYINKTMGSEIVPMIIEIPDKDGESESDNDQMRALIKRVIGVDIK, from the coding sequence ATGAGTTCTGTTGCTGTTATTGGTGATTTAGATACTATTACTGGTTTTAGACTTGGTGGAGTTTCAACTGGATATGTAGTTAATACTGAAGATGAAGCTAAAAAAGCTCTTGATGAATTACTTGAGAGTGAAATCTCAATTATTATTATTACACAAAAGGTAGCTGATGAAATAAGAGAGTATATCAATAAGACTATGGGTTCAGAAATAGTACCTATGATTATCGAAATTCCTGATAAAGATGGTGAATCTGAATCTGATAATGATCAAATGAGAGCTCTTATTAAAAGAGTTATTGGGGTAGATATTAAATGA
- a CDS encoding V-type ATP synthase subunit C has product MADQIAALISQLGLSNEMIIVFVVLALVIVGAVVVVVTSRPILDIFPYLNPIAKVRARKGRLLSDKQIVELAESNSVEDVTNYLRSLDDYLPYLNEYSLEKSLDVQMADTYKYLATIAPKEIKKPFEVISTKTDIANIKALLTAKAVGFSNEKTSELLIPSGSLYDDLDKLVDASSVTDVVAGLDGTEYSDVLKDAIPQYEESNSLLPFSNALDKFYLHSLLHSTEVPGNENTEKMFAYIGTQVDIANLKLIIRAKVDGLDYDVVSPYLISEGYQLREWKLKELMESQDVPGVISSLDGTKYGDILSDALTKYNETGIVSVFENTLDSYFADYSHSLSLEKPLGIGPIIGFLSGKEKEIKNLKIISRAKREEGFPNDKLQEMLV; this is encoded by the coding sequence ATGGCTGATCAAATTGCCGCTTTAATTAGTCAACTTGGACTTTCCAATGAAATGATTATAGTTTTTGTTGTATTAGCATTAGTTATCGTTGGAGCTGTTGTGGTTGTTGTTACAAGTAGGCCAATATTAGATATTTTCCCTTATCTCAATCCTATTGCTAAGGTTAGAGCTCGTAAAGGTAGACTCTTAAGTGATAAACAAATAGTTGAACTTGCAGAATCTAACTCTGTTGAAGATGTTACTAATTATTTAAGAAGTTTAGATGATTATCTTCCTTATTTAAATGAGTATTCTTTAGAAAAATCTTTAGATGTTCAAATGGCTGATACTTATAAATATTTAGCTACTATTGCACCTAAAGAAATTAAAAAACCTTTTGAAGTAATATCTACTAAAACTGATATTGCTAATATTAAAGCTTTATTAACTGCTAAAGCTGTTGGTTTCTCTAATGAAAAAACATCTGAATTATTAATCCCATCTGGATCTTTATATGATGATTTAGATAAATTAGTTGATGCAAGTTCAGTAACTGATGTTGTTGCAGGTTTAGATGGAACAGAATATTCTGATGTATTAAAAGATGCAATTCCTCAATATGAAGAAAGTAATTCTTTATTACCATTTTCAAATGCATTAGATAAATTTTATTTACATTCTTTATTACATTCAACTGAAGTTCCTGGAAATGAAAATACTGAAAAAATGTTTGCATATATTGGAACTCAGGTAGATATTGCAAATTTAAAATTAATAATTAGGGCAAAAGTGGATGGTTTAGATTATGATGTTGTTAGTCCTTATTTAATTAGTGAGGGTTACCAATTAAGAGAATGGAAACTTAAAGAACTTATGGAATCTCAAGATGTACCGGGAGTTATTTCCTCATTAGATGGTACTAAATATGGAGATATTCTTTCAGATGCTCTTACTAAATACAATGAAACTGGTATTGTTTCTGTATTTGAAAATACATTAGATTCCTACTTTGCAGATTATTCTCATTCATTATCATTAGAAAAACCATTAGGTATAGGTCCAATTATTGGATTTTTAAGTGGTAAAGAAAAAGAAATCAAAAACTTGAAAATTATCTCAAGAGCTAAAAGGGAAGAAGGTTTCCCTAATGATAAACTTCAGGAGATGTTAGTATGA
- a CDS encoding V-type ATP synthase subunit E — MSSGAEKIVSNINSNAQAKADEIIQEAQNKAADIASQAEKDAAAQQKKIVADGQKQAKMKHQQIISEARMNQRRAELGAKEEVIEMAFDKAINDLTDIASTGDSKYVDSLINMIKQAATEIGGGDLIVQVKEADKSKVSSILATAANNVSSDINVETSFELGESINTIGGAIVKTKNGEIEVNNTIESREARFKKSLRSEVAQILFK; from the coding sequence ATGAGTTCTGGGGCAGAAAAAATTGTCTCTAACATTAACTCTAATGCTCAAGCTAAAGCTGATGAAATAATTCAAGAAGCTCAAAATAAAGCAGCTGATATTGCATCACAAGCAGAAAAAGATGCTGCAGCTCAACAAAAGAAAATTGTTGCTGATGGTCAAAAACAAGCTAAAATGAAACATCAACAAATTATCTCTGAAGCTAGAATGAATCAACGTAGAGCTGAGTTAGGGGCTAAAGAAGAAGTTATAGAAATGGCTTTTGATAAAGCAATTAATGATTTAACTGATATAGCATCTACTGGCGATTCAAAATATGTCGACTCATTAATTAATATGATTAAACAAGCTGCTACTGAAATTGGTGGTGGAGATTTAATTGTACAAGTAAAAGAAGCAGATAAAAGTAAAGTCAGTAGTATTTTAGCTACTGCTGCTAATAATGTTTCTTCAGATATTAATGTTGAAACAAGTTTTGAATTAGGTGAATCAATAAACACTATTGGTGGAGCTATTGTTAAAACTAAAAATGGAGAAATAGAAGTAAATAACACTATTGAATCTAGGGAAGCTAGATTTAAAAAATCTTTACGTAGTGAAGTTGCTCAAATATTATTTAAATAG
- a CDS encoding ATP synthase subunit K (produces ATP from ADP in the presence of a proton gradient across the membrane; the K subunit is a nonenzymatic component which binds the dimeric form by interacting with the G and E subunits): MVEIVLGTALAAVGAGVAVGFAGLGSGLGQGMAAAGSVGAVAEDGDMFSRGIIFSALCETQAIYGFLIAILLLVFSGLLGGGGKGLSTAVGIVAIGAGAAVGFAGLGSGMGQGIVAGASVGAIVENDEMFSRGIIFSALCETQAIYGFLIAILLMVFGGILG; encoded by the coding sequence ATGGTAGAAATTGTATTAGGTACTGCTTTAGCAGCTGTTGGTGCTGGTGTTGCAGTCGGTTTCGCTGGTTTAGGATCAGGTTTAGGTCAAGGAATGGCAGCTGCAGGTTCTGTAGGTGCTGTTGCTGAAGATGGAGATATGTTCTCTAGAGGTATTATTTTCTCAGCATTGTGTGAAACTCAGGCTATTTATGGGTTCTTAATTGCTATTTTATTATTAGTATTTTCAGGTTTACTTGGTGGTGGAGGTAAAGGATTATCCACTGCTGTTGGTATTGTTGCTATTGGTGCAGGTGCTGCTGTAGGATTTGCAGGTCTTGGTTCTGGTATGGGTCAAGGTATTGTTGCAGGTGCTTCTGTTGGAGCTATTGTTGAAAACGATGAAATGTTCTCTAGAGGTATTATTTTCTCAGCATTATGTGAAACTCAGGCTATTTATGGTTTCTTAATTGCTATCTTACTTATGGTATTCGGTGGAATATTAGGATAG
- a CDS encoding V-type ATP synthase subunit I, with the protein MFQTERMRKLKIITLDDYVTPVIRDLHEAGLVQIEDISDRIQQNPEVAELITPSKATSKTGKVSSLLMRTTGLSDLFGEALSYGDTIKDKLHDMFNPDVPVRKPVEKVDVDALCKYAESVLEEVDVDVVPVQEKLSALDNESSKLISKITVAKKLTNVNYNLEILEDTKTTSTIVGRIDVESASELKAELSKITDEIIIDDIHSDETFDSIIIVVANEYHNEVYSSLRRFNFENLDVSEMEGTPSEFINNANARLDAIDNERHQTKVELKSIAEKWDDDVLSLKEQLENEKERNEILSSFGETEKSKVFEAWVPLKKVDETKQIIEASSDGYCVIEVEDVPDDSEDVPVLQNHKGYFKPFELLVQMYSPLKYNEIDPTFFVAITFPFFFGFCLTDGFYGFLDFLIGYFLLYRGLGRNSQNAKDFGIIVMASGIWAIILGLITNAFLGDFWDRILGLGPLPTCIPWLDSFKNSATILIIAIAVGIIYTNIAFILGAINNVRNGNTKDALTNQIVWFVLEVGILFLAIGYMIPSIGMIGYVIGAIFVIVAFGLLFWGGGVYGIMDLFGFMGDILSYARLLALCLATGGVAMTVNILTVMLNTMVPFVGIILAIIVFVLGHLVNCAFQTLGAGVNALRLNYVEFFGQFYIGGKHKFEAFKASRKFTKFND; encoded by the coding sequence ATGTTTCAAACAGAAAGAATGCGTAAACTTAAAATAATCACTTTGGATGATTATGTTACTCCTGTAATTAGAGATTTACATGAAGCAGGTTTAGTCCAAATTGAGGATATTTCAGATCGTATTCAACAGAATCCTGAAGTTGCGGAACTTATTACTCCATCTAAAGCTACATCAAAAACTGGTAAAGTTTCTTCTCTTTTAATGAGGACTACCGGATTATCTGATTTATTTGGTGAAGCACTTTCTTATGGTGACACTATTAAAGATAAATTACATGATATGTTTAATCCAGATGTTCCTGTAAGAAAACCAGTTGAAAAAGTTGATGTTGATGCATTATGTAAATATGCAGAAAGTGTTTTAGAAGAAGTTGATGTTGATGTTGTTCCTGTACAGGAAAAATTATCTGCACTTGACAATGAATCTAGTAAATTAATCTCTAAAATTACTGTTGCTAAAAAATTAACTAATGTTAATTATAATTTAGAAATTTTAGAAGATACTAAGACTACTTCAACAATTGTTGGAAGGATTGATGTTGAATCTGCTTCTGAATTAAAAGCAGAATTAAGTAAAATAACTGATGAAATTATAATTGATGATATTCATTCTGATGAAACTTTTGATAGTATAATTATTGTTGTTGCGAATGAGTATCATAATGAAGTTTATTCTTCACTTAGAAGATTTAATTTTGAAAATTTAGATGTTAGTGAAATGGAAGGAACTCCTTCTGAATTTATTAATAATGCTAATGCAAGATTAGATGCTATTGATAATGAAAGACATCAAACAAAAGTGGAACTTAAATCTATTGCAGAAAAATGGGATGATGATGTTCTTTCTTTAAAAGAACAATTAGAAAATGAAAAAGAAAGAAATGAAATCCTTTCAAGTTTCGGTGAAACTGAAAAATCTAAAGTTTTTGAAGCTTGGGTACCACTTAAAAAAGTTGATGAAACTAAACAAATTATTGAAGCTTCAAGTGATGGATATTGTGTTATAGAAGTTGAAGATGTTCCAGATGATAGTGAGGATGTTCCTGTTCTCCAAAATCATAAAGGATACTTTAAACCTTTCGAATTACTTGTACAAATGTACTCACCTTTAAAATATAATGAAATAGATCCTACATTTTTTGTAGCTATTACATTCCCATTCTTCTTCGGTTTTTGTTTAACTGATGGATTTTATGGTTTCTTAGATTTTTTAATTGGTTACTTCTTATTATATAGAGGTTTAGGTAGAAATAGTCAAAATGCAAAAGATTTTGGTATAATTGTTATGGCTAGTGGTATATGGGCTATTATTTTAGGTCTTATTACTAATGCTTTCCTTGGTGATTTCTGGGATAGAATACTTGGTTTAGGTCCACTTCCTACTTGTATACCTTGGTTAGATTCCTTTAAAAATTCAGCAACAATTTTAATAATTGCTATTGCTGTAGGTATTATTTATACTAATATCGCTTTCATTTTAGGTGCTATTAACAATGTAAGAAATGGAAATACTAAAGATGCTTTAACTAATCAAATTGTTTGGTTTGTTTTAGAAGTTGGTATTTTATTCTTAGCAATTGGATATATGATACCTTCCATTGGAATGATTGGCTATGTTATTGGTGCAATATTTGTTATTGTAGCATTTGGTCTATTATTCTGGGGTGGAGGAGTCTACGGTATAATGGATTTATTTGGTTTCATGGGTGATATTCTTTCATATGCAAGACTTTTAGCTTTATGTTTAGCTACTGGTGGTGTTGCTATGACTGTAAATATTTTAACAGTTATGTTAAATACTATGGTTCCATTTGTAGGTATTATTCTTGCAATTATTGTATTTGTACTTGGACATCTTGTAAACTGTGCTTTCCAAACTTTAGGTGCTGGTGTTAACGCATTACGTCTTAACTATGTAGAGTTCTTTGGTCAATTCTATATTGGTGGAAAACACAAATTTGAAGCTTTCAAAGCAAGTAGAAAATTCACAAAATTTAATGATTAA
- a CDS encoding V-type ATP synthase subunit H, translated as MIKKAENNAVQIVEDSKIKAEDIIKQAQKDAEDKIKDAKEYASHEAEDIIYASIEDAKKEANHIKTQSQQNVDTIKSSSSVNVDEAASVIVEKLL; from the coding sequence ATGATAAAAAAAGCCGAAAATAATGCTGTCCAAATCGTGGAAGATTCTAAAATTAAAGCTGAAGATATTATCAAACAAGCTCAAAAAGATGCTGAAGATAAAATCAAAGATGCTAAAGAATATGCATCTCATGAAGCTGAAGATATTATATATGCTTCCATTGAAGACGCAAAAAAAGAGGCTAATCATATTAAAACTCAATCACAGCAAAATGTCGACACTATTAAATCCAGTTCATCTGTAAATGTCGATGAAGCTGCTTCTGTTATTGTTGAAAAATTGTTGTAG
- a CDS encoding nitroreductase family protein yields the protein MDFFETIEKRYSVRGYKDLPVKKEDLDKILKAAAMAPTAVNFQPFKVFVIDTNKNKEALKDIYPADWFYNAPLVLCVAVDSDAAWTRGNDNKNFADIDGAIVMDNIILAATSLNLGTCYIGAFNPDAANNFINSDKYTPLLFTPLGYIDADPRVQDKKSVDEIVEYL from the coding sequence ATGGATTTTTTTGAAACTATTGAAAAAAGATACAGTGTTCGAGGATATAAAGATTTACCTGTAAAAAAAGAAGATTTAGATAAAATTTTAAAAGCAGCTGCAATGGCTCCTACTGCTGTAAATTTCCAACCATTTAAAGTTTTTGTTATAGATACTAATAAAAATAAAGAAGCTCTTAAAGATATTTATCCTGCTGATTGGTTTTATAATGCACCTTTAGTTTTATGTGTTGCTGTTGATTCTGATGCTGCATGGACAAGAGGTAATGATAATAAAAACTTTGCAGATATTGATGGTGCTATTGTAATGGATAATATTATTTTAGCAGCTACTTCATTAAATCTTGGAACTTGTTATATTGGTGCATTTAATCCTGATGCTGCAAATAATTTTATAAATTCTGATAAATATACTCCCTTATTATTTACTCCTCTTGGTTATATTGATGCAGATCCAAGAGTTCAAGATAAAAAATCTGTAGATGAGATTGTAGAATATTTATAA